The following proteins come from a genomic window of Pleuronectes platessa chromosome 2, fPlePla1.1, whole genome shotgun sequence:
- the LOC128449404 gene encoding protein-glutamine gamma-glutamyltransferase E isoform X1: MTEEAPTSSAGMTEEVKELILKDVNLHCPTNNFSHHTSEISLTELFVRRGLAFTLTLTLSQPFKPKLYPLSMVAITGLVTSEEQGTISYFGIPDSLIRSPSAKAVWKAALEEEKSSPEKGVLVLNITPPANAPIGSYVLTGKYREEDMLLAMPVVFFNPWCPDDTVYLSDEKERQEYVMSEQGIIYGGSGNYISDRTWDFGQFEDDMARICIKLLDVNPKHAENPADDVCSRSDPVYVSRVISAMINSEGDHGVVMGRWGGPFTAGYKPTHWTGSHAILKRWYDYGCQPVRYGQCWVFAGVMCSVMRLLGIPCRVVTNYESAHDTNKNLIIDVYYADYGVAGKKSPDSVWNYHLWVEGWMKRPDLEEGDKYDGWQVLDPTPQEKSNGVYCCGPASVKAIRSGNIDLKYDIPFIFAEVNADCVDWLVKADGSKIKLFSDTKRIGQNISTKSVGLRKRMNITDTYKHREGSDKERDVFKYALTRDLTIDKEEGDSGVETENDTGAENQTGGAGEETEGNGAVIDTSGGAGEETEGNGAVIDTSGGAGEGVPEVTPPSDVSMRFEELSEPMNGKDVSMKLLLHSKSTSSRLLSINISVQAMGYNGSSAGNIQSKVKEETMQPGTELSVPILVPFSAYHKLMVECDSMKVTAMVNDKYKPEQVYLAENDIVLMDPPFTFTVSSTTRLQQETSGVLIFKNPVDETLTGCTLTLSGSGVFKKEEDCRLPDLEPKQQVRINIFFYPYKTGKKTITAVFDCSTFRDIQTTCKIEVKE; encoded by the exons ATGACAGAAGAGGCTCCCACGAGTTCTGCAGGCATGACGGAGGAGGTTAAAGAACTTA TCTTGAAGGACGTGAACCTCCACTGTCCGACCAACAACTTCTCCCACCACACCAGTGAGATCTCCCTGACGGAGCTGTTTGTGAGGCGAGGTCTGGCCTTCACTCTGACCCTCACTCTGTCGCAGCCTTTCAAACCAAAACTTTACCCGCTCAGCATGGTCGCAATAACAG GTTTGGTTACATCCGAGGAACAAGGCACAATTTCGTACTTTGGTATCCCCGACAGCCTGATTAGGTCACCGTCAGCAAAGGCTGTGTGGAAGGCAGCGCTTGAGGAGGAGAAGTCCTCCCCAGAGAAAGGCGTCTTGGTTCTAAACATCACCCCCCCGGCTAACGCCCCCATAGGATCGTATGTACTCACTGGGAAATACAGGGAAGAGGATATGTTGCTGGCAATGCCGGTGGTGTTCTTCAACCCCTGGTGTCCTG ATGACACGGTGTATCTATCCGACGAGAAGGAAAGACAAGAGTATGTGATGAGTGAACAAGGAATCATCTACGGAGGATCTGGAAACTACATCTCCGACCGCACGTGGGACTTCGGACAG TTTGAGGACGACATGGCGAGGATTTGTATTAAGTTGCTGGACGTTAACCCCAAACACGCGGAAAACCCAGCTGACGATGTCTGTAGTCGCTCTGATCCCGTCTACGTCAGCCGTGTGATCAGCGCCATG ATCAACTCTGAGGGCGACCATGGCGTCGTGATGGGAAGGTGGGGGGGTCCGTTTACCGCCGGGTATAAACCCACTCACTGGACCGGCAGCCACGCCATCCTCAAACGTTGGTACGACTATGGCTGCCAACCGGTCAGATACGGCCAGTGCTGGGTGTTTGCTGGCGTGATGTGTTCAG TGATGCGTCTGCTGGGCATCCCCTGCCGCGTGGTCACCAACTACGAGTCAGCCCACGACACTAACAAAAATCTGATCATCGACGTGTACTACGCAGACTACGGTGTCGCAGGGAAAAAATCTCCTGACAGTGTTTG GAACTACCATTTGTGGGTGGAGGGCTGGATGAAACGTCCAGACCTGGAGGAAGGTGATAAGTACGACGGATGGCAAGTTCTGGATCCGACACCACAGGAGAAGAGCAATG GTGTTTACTGCTGCGGTCCAGCCTCGGTCAAAGCCATCCGGAGCGGAAACATCGACCTGAAGTACGACATCCCGTTCATCTTCGCTGAGGTCAACGCGGACTGTGTGGACTGGCTG GTCAAAGCTGACGGCTCGAAAATTAAGTTATTCTCCGACACCAAGAGAATCGGTCAGAACATCTCCACCAAGTCTGTCGGCTTGAGAAAGAGGATGAACATCACCGACACGTACAAGCACAGGGAGG GGTCCGACAAGGAGAGGGACGTCTTCAAGTACGCCCTCACCAGAGACCTCACCATAgacaaggaggagggggacagcGGGGTGGAGACGGAGAATGACACAGGAGCAGAGAATCAGACGggaggagcag gtgaagagACGGAGGGGAACGGGGCAGTGATCGATACCTCGggaggagcaggtgaagagACGGAGGGGAACGGGGCAGTGATCGATACCTCGGGAGGAGCAGGTGAGGGCGTCCCGGAGGTCACGCCACCCTCCGATGTGTCCATGCGATTTGAGGAG TTGTCCGAACCAATGAACGGGAAGGACGTGAGCATGAAGCTGTTGCTTCACAGCAAGTCCACTTCCTCCAGGCTGCTGTCCATCAACATCAGCGTCCAGGCCATGGGCTACAACGGCTCCTCGGCCGGGAACATCCAGTCcaaggtgaaggaggagaccATGCAGCCTGGGACAG AACTGTCCGTCCCCATCCTGGTCCCGTTCTCGGCCTATCACAAGCTCATGGTGGAGTGTGACAGCATGAAGGTCACAGCCATGGTCAATGACAAATACAAGCCGGAGCAAGTCTACCTGGCGGAGAATGACATTGTGCTGATGGATCCTCCTTTTACCTTCACA gtttCCAGTACGACCAGACTGCAACAAGAAACCAGTGGAGTATTGATTTTCAAGAACCCGGTAGACGAGACGCTGACGGGATGCACACTGACTCTGTCTGGAAGTGGAGTatttaaaaaggaggaggactgcag
- the LOC128449404 gene encoding protein-glutamine gamma-glutamyltransferase E isoform X2: MTEEAPTSSAGMTEEVKELILKDVNLHCPTNNFSHHTSEISLTELFVRRGLAFTLTLTLSQPFKPKLYPLSMVAITGLVTSEEQGTISYFGIPDSLIRSPSAKAVWKAALEEEKSSPEKGVLVLNITPPANAPIGSYVLTGKYREEDMLLAMPVVFFNPWCPDDTVYLSDEKERQEYVMSEQGIIYGGSGNYISDRTWDFGQFEDDMARICIKLLDVNPKHAENPADDVCSRSDPVYVSRVISAMINSEGDHGVVMGRWGGPFTAGYKPTHWTGSHAILKRWYDYGCQPVRYGQCWVFAGVMCSVMRLLGIPCRVVTNYESAHDTNKNLIIDVYYADYGVAGKKSPDSVWNYHLWVEGWMKRPDLEEGDKYDGWQVLDPTPQEKSNGVYCCGPASVKAIRSGNIDLKYDIPFIFAEVNADCVDWLVKADGSKIKLFSDTKRIGQNISTKSVGLRKRMNITDTYKHREGSDKERDVFKYALTRDLTIDKEEGDSGVETENDTGAENQTGGAGEETEGNGAVIDTSGGAGEGVPEVTPPSDVSMRFEELSEPMNGKDVSMKLLLHSKSTSSRLLSINISVQAMGYNGSSAGNIQSKVKEETMQPGTELSVPILVPFSAYHKLMVECDSMKVTAMVNDKYKPEQVYLAENDIVLMDPPFTFTVSSTTRLQQETSGVLIFKNPVDETLTGCTLTLSGSGVFKKEEDCRLPDLEPKQQVRINIFFYPYKTGKKTITAVFDCSTFRDIQTTCKIEVKE; encoded by the exons ATGACAGAAGAGGCTCCCACGAGTTCTGCAGGCATGACGGAGGAGGTTAAAGAACTTA TCTTGAAGGACGTGAACCTCCACTGTCCGACCAACAACTTCTCCCACCACACCAGTGAGATCTCCCTGACGGAGCTGTTTGTGAGGCGAGGTCTGGCCTTCACTCTGACCCTCACTCTGTCGCAGCCTTTCAAACCAAAACTTTACCCGCTCAGCATGGTCGCAATAACAG GTTTGGTTACATCCGAGGAACAAGGCACAATTTCGTACTTTGGTATCCCCGACAGCCTGATTAGGTCACCGTCAGCAAAGGCTGTGTGGAAGGCAGCGCTTGAGGAGGAGAAGTCCTCCCCAGAGAAAGGCGTCTTGGTTCTAAACATCACCCCCCCGGCTAACGCCCCCATAGGATCGTATGTACTCACTGGGAAATACAGGGAAGAGGATATGTTGCTGGCAATGCCGGTGGTGTTCTTCAACCCCTGGTGTCCTG ATGACACGGTGTATCTATCCGACGAGAAGGAAAGACAAGAGTATGTGATGAGTGAACAAGGAATCATCTACGGAGGATCTGGAAACTACATCTCCGACCGCACGTGGGACTTCGGACAG TTTGAGGACGACATGGCGAGGATTTGTATTAAGTTGCTGGACGTTAACCCCAAACACGCGGAAAACCCAGCTGACGATGTCTGTAGTCGCTCTGATCCCGTCTACGTCAGCCGTGTGATCAGCGCCATG ATCAACTCTGAGGGCGACCATGGCGTCGTGATGGGAAGGTGGGGGGGTCCGTTTACCGCCGGGTATAAACCCACTCACTGGACCGGCAGCCACGCCATCCTCAAACGTTGGTACGACTATGGCTGCCAACCGGTCAGATACGGCCAGTGCTGGGTGTTTGCTGGCGTGATGTGTTCAG TGATGCGTCTGCTGGGCATCCCCTGCCGCGTGGTCACCAACTACGAGTCAGCCCACGACACTAACAAAAATCTGATCATCGACGTGTACTACGCAGACTACGGTGTCGCAGGGAAAAAATCTCCTGACAGTGTTTG GAACTACCATTTGTGGGTGGAGGGCTGGATGAAACGTCCAGACCTGGAGGAAGGTGATAAGTACGACGGATGGCAAGTTCTGGATCCGACACCACAGGAGAAGAGCAATG GTGTTTACTGCTGCGGTCCAGCCTCGGTCAAAGCCATCCGGAGCGGAAACATCGACCTGAAGTACGACATCCCGTTCATCTTCGCTGAGGTCAACGCGGACTGTGTGGACTGGCTG GTCAAAGCTGACGGCTCGAAAATTAAGTTATTCTCCGACACCAAGAGAATCGGTCAGAACATCTCCACCAAGTCTGTCGGCTTGAGAAAGAGGATGAACATCACCGACACGTACAAGCACAGGGAGG GGTCCGACAAGGAGAGGGACGTCTTCAAGTACGCCCTCACCAGAGACCTCACCATAgacaaggaggagggggacagcGGGGTGGAGACGGAGAATGACACAGGAGCAGAGAATCAGACGggaggagcag gtgaagagACGGAGGGGAACGGGGCAGTGATCGATACCTCGGGAGGAGCAGGTGAGGGCGTCCCGGAGGTCACGCCACCCTCCGATGTGTCCATGCGATTTGAGGAG TTGTCCGAACCAATGAACGGGAAGGACGTGAGCATGAAGCTGTTGCTTCACAGCAAGTCCACTTCCTCCAGGCTGCTGTCCATCAACATCAGCGTCCAGGCCATGGGCTACAACGGCTCCTCGGCCGGGAACATCCAGTCcaaggtgaaggaggagaccATGCAGCCTGGGACAG AACTGTCCGTCCCCATCCTGGTCCCGTTCTCGGCCTATCACAAGCTCATGGTGGAGTGTGACAGCATGAAGGTCACAGCCATGGTCAATGACAAATACAAGCCGGAGCAAGTCTACCTGGCGGAGAATGACATTGTGCTGATGGATCCTCCTTTTACCTTCACA gtttCCAGTACGACCAGACTGCAACAAGAAACCAGTGGAGTATTGATTTTCAAGAACCCGGTAGACGAGACGCTGACGGGATGCACACTGACTCTGTCTGGAAGTGGAGTatttaaaaaggaggaggactgcag
- the LOC128449571 gene encoding protein-glutamine gamma-glutamyltransferase E-like — protein sequence MGYNGSSAGNIQSEVKEETMQPGTELSVPILVPFSAYHKLMVECDSMKVTAMVNDKYKPEQVYLAENDIVLTDPPFTLTVSSTTRLQQETSGVLIFKNPADEMLTGCTLTLSGSGVFKKEEDCRLPDLAPKQQFRINIFFYPYKTGKKTITAVFDCSTFRDIQTTCKIEVKE from the exons ATGGGCTACAACGGCTCCTCGGCCGGGAACATCCAGTccgaggtgaaggaggagaccATGCAGCCTGGGACAG AACTGTCCGTCCCCATCCTGGTCCCGTTCTCGGCCTATCACAAGCTCATGGTGGAGTGTGACAGCATGAAGGTCACAGCCATGGTCAATGACAAATACAAGCCGGAGCAAGTCTACCTGGCAGAGAATGACATTGTGCTGACGGATCCTCCTTTCACCTTAACA gtttCCAGTACGACCAGACTGCAACAAGAAACCAGTGGAGTATTGATTTTCAAGAACCCGGCAGACGAGATGCTGACGGGATGCACACTGACTCTGTCTGGAAGTGGAGTatttaaaaaggaggaggactgcag GCTCCCGGACCTGGCACCAAAACAACAGTTCCGTATCAACATCTTCTTTTATCCCTACAAGACGGGAAAGAAGACGATCACGGCCGTCTTCGACTGCTCCACCTTCAGGGACATCCAGACCACCTGCAAGATCGAGGTCAAAGAGTAA